The Chthonomonas sp. genome segment ATCGCTACCTCATGAGCGACGAGTTCAAGAGCCGATTCGGAGCCATTGTCGAGACGTTCGTCCTGATGCAGAAGCAACTCACAAAGGAGAAGAACGCGGCTTCAAAGGCATTCAATCAGCGCGAGAAGCAGCACGAGACCGTACTCAAGGCTTGCTTCGGCGTGATTGGCGATTTGCAGGGAATCGCAGGGCAAGACCTCAAGTCCCTAGAGGAGATCGAGATGAAAGCTCTCCCGGCTGTCGAGGAGGACGAGGACTAAACATGTTCTTCGACCGACCTCAGATCGTCACTACTGTCACTCTTCCAGCCCTTCGGGGCTGGAGCCGCCCCTCGGCAATTGGAGGTTCGAATGCCATTCAGTCACGATAACAAGACCGTCATTGCCGTAACGACTCGCGCTCTCTTCAACCTTGATCAAGAACATGAAGTCTTCCTAGAGGATGTTGAGAAGTTTCGAGAACTTCAGTTAGAGCGGTACGAAACCCCGCCTCAGCCCGGCCCCGCTTTTTCCCTCGTTAAGAAGCTCCTCGACTTCAATACAGAAAAGGAGCGGTCGGTTGAGGTCGTGATCGTTTCCATGAATGATCCTCGAAGTGGATTGAGAGCCTTCAACGCTTGTCATCACTACAATCTCGATATCTCGCGTGGCGTTTTCACTTCGGGCCGACCTCCATTTGGGTACCTGAAGCCGTTCCGATCGACGCTCTTTTTGTCGGCAAAAGAAGAAGATGTTCGAGGAGCGATTGAGGCCGGGCACGTAGCGGCAATGGTCTATCCGAAGCTTGCCGACTCCATCACCGAGCATGAAGACGAGCTTCGAATTGCTCTCGACGGAGACTGCGTCCTTTTCGGAAGCGAAGCAGAAGAGGTGTACCAAAGGGAGGGCTTAGAATCCTTCCACAAACACGAAGACGCAAAGAAGTTTGAGCCGCTTCCCAAGGGTCCGTTTCACTCGCTGGTGGAGCGGTTGCACCTGCTCCAACGCCTTCAGGCGCACAACAAGCTCAATCGACGAATTCGGATTGCGCTCGTGACAGCCCGTAACGCCCCATCCCATGAGCGGGCGATTCGAACGCTGATGCACTGGAATCTAGAGGTGGACGAAGCTGTCTTTCTCGGTGGTCTTCCAAAACACGAGTTTCTAGCCGAATTTCGCCCGGACCTATTCTTTGACGACCAAAGACTCCATTGTGACGGAGCGGCAACCGTCGTCAGCACCGCGCTCGTTCCATTTGGCCCGACCCATTCAACCGCTTC includes the following:
- a CDS encoding 5'-nucleotidase, producing the protein MPFSHDNKTVIAVTTRALFNLDQEHEVFLEDVEKFRELQLERYETPPQPGPAFSLVKKLLDFNTEKERSVEVVIVSMNDPRSGLRAFNACHHYNLDISRGVFTSGRPPFGYLKPFRSTLFLSAKEEDVRGAIEAGHVAAMVYPKLADSITEHEDELRIALDGDCVLFGSEAEEVYQREGLESFHKHEDAKKFEPLPKGPFHSLVERLHLLQRLQAHNKLNRRIRIALVTARNAPSHERAIRTLMHWNLEVDEAVFLGGLPKHEFLAEFRPDLFFDDQRLHCDGAATVVSTALVPFGPTHSTASMNGSKTPRSQEESHA